Sequence from the Streptomyces sp. NBC_00358 genome:
GCGGACCCGGTGGCCCGCCGAGTGCGGGGAGCCGCCACCGGAGAGGCGGTCGACGAGGTCCCGCCGCTGGGCGCGGCCCGAGGCGTAGGAGTGGACGCCGGCGACGGCGAGGGCGCCGCCGAGGAGCGTCCCTCCGAGGGCGAGGAGTACGGGATCGTTCACGGCTGCCTCCCTTCGTAGGTGGGGGACTCGGAGGAGGCGGGCTCCGGGGCCGCAAGCACCGCCGTGGGGCGGTCGGGGGCCGGGGACTCCACGGTGCGCGGGTCGGGGGCGGGGGGTGTCAACCGATGGCCTGTCTCGTATTGCCCAGGACGTCGATGGCCTCGGCGACCCCGAAGGCGGGCGGCAGCGGTTCGTTGGCGACGTACAGCTTCTCCGCGATCGAGCGGGGGAGCGGGAGGTGCTCGAAGTGGCCCCGGACGACGCGGTCCGGGCCGACCGGGCGGGGCACGAAACGGGTGACGGGGGCGATCCGGAACTGCTCGCGGCCGTGCGAGACGAGCAGCGCCACCTCTGTCACCTTGCGGGAGCCGTCGGCGTGCCGGGAGAGCTGGACGACGACGTCGACGGCGGAGTTGATCTGGTCCTTGAGCGCCTCGAAGGGGATCTGCACCTCGGACATCGAGCCGAGGGTCTGGAGCCGCATGAGTGCGTCCTCGGCGGAGTTCGCGTGGACGGTGGCGAGCGAGCCGTCGTGACCGGTCGACATGGCCTGGAGCATGTCGAGGGTCTCGCCGCCGCGGACCTCTCCGACGATGATGCGGTCGGGCCGCATGCGCAGGGAGTTGCGGACCAGGTCGCGGATGGTGATCTGGCCCTTGCCCTCGACGTTCGGCGGCCGGGACTCCAGGCGGATGACGTGTTCCTGCTGGAGCTGGAGTTCGGCCGAGTCCTCGATGGTGATGATGCGCTCGTGGGACGGGATGAGGCCGGAGAGCGCGTTCAGCAGGGTGGTCTTGCCGCTGCCGGTGCCGCCGCTGACGATGACGTTGAAACGCGCCCTGACGAAGGCGGCGAGCAGCATGAGCGTCTGCTCGTCGAGGGAGCCGAGGCCGATCAGCTCCGGGAGCGTGTACGCGCGGGGGAAGCGGCGGATGGTGAGGGTGGGGCCGGTCAGGGCGAGCGGCGGGATGATGACGTTGACTCGCTCGCCGGTGGGCAGGCGGGCGTCGACCATCGGGTTGGACTCGTCGACGCGGCGGTTGACCGTCGAGACGATGCGCTCGATGGTCTGCATGAGCTGCTCGTTGGACGCGAAGCGCAGCGGGAGCTGTTCGACGCGGCCGGCTCGCTCGACGAAGATCGAGTCCGGGCCGTTGACCATGATCTCGGTGATCGAGGCGTCGGCGAGGAGCGGTTCGAGGACGCCGAGACCGAGGGCCTCGTCGACCACCCGGCGGATCAGCTGGGAGCGTTCGGCGGTGGAGAGGACCGGGCCCTCGCGGCTGATGATGTGGCCGAGGACGCGTTCGAGGCGGACCCGGCGTTCGGCCGCCGCCAGGCTGGACATCTCCGCGAGGTCGATCTCTTCGAGGAGTTTGGCCCGGTAGACGGCGACGAGGTGTCCGTCCTCGCGGGCGGGTCCCCCCTCGTCGGGGGCGGCGATACGGGAACGCAGGCTCATGGCGTCGGCTCCTTTCGGTCAGTCGTCGGTGGGCATGGTGGCGCTGCGGGTGACGGTGTAGGGGCCGAAGAGGGGGATGACACCGGGGACTTGGACCGTGACCGTGGCGGTGGTCGTGTC
This genomic interval carries:
- a CDS encoding CpaF family protein — protein: MSLRSRIAAPDEGGPAREDGHLVAVYRAKLLEEIDLAEMSSLAAAERRVRLERVLGHIISREGPVLSTAERSQLIRRVVDEALGLGVLEPLLADASITEIMVNGPDSIFVERAGRVEQLPLRFASNEQLMQTIERIVSTVNRRVDESNPMVDARLPTGERVNVIIPPLALTGPTLTIRRFPRAYTLPELIGLGSLDEQTLMLLAAFVRARFNVIVSGGTGSGKTTLLNALSGLIPSHERIITIEDSAELQLQQEHVIRLESRPPNVEGKGQITIRDLVRNSLRMRPDRIIVGEVRGGETLDMLQAMSTGHDGSLATVHANSAEDALMRLQTLGSMSEVQIPFEALKDQINSAVDVVVQLSRHADGSRKVTEVALLVSHGREQFRIAPVTRFVPRPVGPDRVVRGHFEHLPLPRSIAEKLYVANEPLPPAFGVAEAIDVLGNTRQAIG